A region from the Bactrocera dorsalis isolate Fly_Bdor chromosome 1, ASM2337382v1, whole genome shotgun sequence genome encodes:
- the LOC109579479 gene encoding uncharacterized protein LOC109579479, producing MKRRKSQKRVKQCLDLVKLIRNRPRPQPYYFQRSSSNAGRSRRNESNCFCYNTASNFHRSCIFNCHNLHPEALASSHSSFHIPNCYSQIHSDCSSSEEISPKNSILSKPDVELFETESQITVLSYGLVNELSKLSNTTPKANTTPSTSKLPQEVEENASPSCSNNRKTEAEETTNELTPNDEVSSSESSAKSNETISAEVSNEENTLNASQSALEHETTTAVAEPNVSRQLSTDEEAGGDGHHNNDVIEIEITLLSGNDTNSEEEDEGDVEAEAEAETDGETPMPVESGE from the coding sequence ATGAAGCGTCGGAAGTCGCAGAAACGAGTGAAACAATGTTTGGATCTGGTCAAATTAATAAGAAACAGGCCCAGGCCGCAGCCATACTATTTTCAACGGAGCAGCAGCAATGCTGGACGAAGCCGCAGAAACGAAAGTAATTGCTTCTGCTATAACACGGCAAGCAATTTTCATCGCTCGTGCATTTTCAACTGTCATAATCTACATCCAGAAGCACTTGCATCCAGTCATTCGTCGTTTCACATACCGAACTGTTACTCGCAAATTCACAGTGATTGCAGTAGCTCCGAAGAAATCAGCCCAAAAAACAGTATACTTTCAAAACCTGATGTAGAATTGTTCGAAACTGAATCACAAATAACGGTGCTGTCATATGGTTTAGTTAATGAACTTAGCAAACTGTCAAATACAACTCCAAAAGCAAATACAACTCCAAGTACAAGTAAATTGCCGCAAGAAGTGGAAGAAAATGCAAGCCCTAGTTGCTCCAATAACAGGAAAACTGAAGCTGAAGAGACTACGAATGAACTCACACCCAACGATGAAGTGTCTAGTTCTGAGTCTTCAGCGAAGTCAAATGAAACGATATCAGCCGAAGTGAGCAATGAGGAAAACACACTCAATGCCAGTCAGTCAGCGCTAGAACACGAAACTACGACAGCGGTGGCTGAACCTAACGTTAGTAGACAACTGTCGACGGATGAAGAAGCGGGCGGCGACGGTCATCACAATAACGATGTCATCGAAATCGAGATAACATTACTATCTGGTAATGATACAAATTCGGAGGAAGAGGATGAGGGCGATGTTGAAGCTGAAGCTGAAGCTGAAACCGATGGCGAGACTCCCATGCCAGTGGAAAGTGGGGAATGA